The following are from one region of the Rosettibacter firmus genome:
- a CDS encoding SPFH domain-containing protein yields MDAIQEKSAKKINGFIMILVIIALLIVDYLLFRQSIEPISVPLLIISVLLFCFISISFNGFIAVQPNDSRVIILFGKYLGTVRTTGFWWVNPFVIKKSVSLRIHNFNSEKIKVNDLHGNPIEIAAVIVWRVVDTARAIFDVQNYEQFVAIQSETAIRGLATKYAYDSAEDEKFSLRGNPQEIAEELKKEVQSRLDVAGVEVIESRISYLAYAPEIAQAMLRRQQAQAVVAARQKIVEGAVGMVEMALKALSDQNIVKLDEDKKATMVNNLMVALVSEVQAQPVINTGTLYQ; encoded by the coding sequence ATGGATGCAATTCAAGAAAAATCAGCAAAAAAAATTAATGGGTTTATAATGATTTTAGTCATAATTGCCCTTTTAATTGTAGATTATTTATTATTTAGGCAAAGTATTGAACCAATTTCAGTACCGTTATTAATTATTTCAGTATTGTTGTTCTGTTTTATTTCAATCAGTTTTAATGGTTTTATTGCAGTTCAGCCAAACGATTCGAGAGTAATAATTCTTTTTGGAAAATATTTAGGAACAGTAAGAACCACAGGATTCTGGTGGGTTAATCCATTTGTAATTAAAAAAAGTGTCTCTTTGAGGATTCATAATTTTAACAGTGAAAAAATAAAGGTGAATGACTTACACGGTAATCCAATTGAAATTGCTGCAGTTATTGTCTGGAGAGTAGTTGATACTGCAAGAGCAATATTTGATGTTCAGAACTATGAACAGTTTGTAGCAATCCAGAGTGAAACAGCAATTAGAGGATTAGCAACAAAATATGCTTATGATTCAGCAGAAGACGAAAAATTTTCTTTGCGTGGTAATCCACAGGAAATTGCAGAAGAATTAAAGAAAGAAGTTCAATCTCGTCTTGATGTTGCAGGTGTAGAAGTGATTGAATCAAGAATCAGTTATTTAGCTTATGCACCAGAGATTGCTCAGGCAATGTTAAGAAGACAACAGGCTCAGGCAGTTGTTGCTGCTCGTCAAAAAATTGTTGAAGGTGCTGTAGGTATGGTTGAAATGGCATTAAAAGCACTGAGTGATCAAAATATTGTAAAATTGGATGAAGATAAAAAAGCTACTATGGTTAATAATTTAATGGTGGCTCTCGTATCAGAAGTTCAAGCTCAGCCAGTAATTAATACTGGAACTCTTTATCAATAA
- a CDS encoding sensor histidine kinase, translating into MEKSKKNSLIETKGTIHDENLFPHRHVSKEKLFKIIAEFSTDWIYWLDPHNKITYMSPSCRYITGYSKEEFLKDRSLLIKIVDKTDLEKFINHTREILKGKIFCSFEFMIVTKNGEKRFISHTCQAVYDDNNKYIGRYISNRDITEIKNAWEKLDEKNKMLTNIYNDASIGTYQIYPDGKLRFANDVFIKMLGYNNLDELKKLNFEKDIFQNEEDRNYLKKILLHKNRIKNLESTCKKKDGTRIYIIEQITPVKDDNGRIIYYESMVQNITDKKKTKELLIEAETKKQTLEKLKAEFLATISHEIRTPVNIIVNLSQLLKNDLNSTNNEEVIESAHIIESESKRIQRTIDLILEIAQLTSGTYDFKPQPINLHNDILLDIIEKYKQVANKKGLDFLYTSKINRPLTFADKHSCQQIFSQLIENAIKYTPEGRIEITLFNNSTENIAVEIKDTGIGINTEYIPYLFTIFSQEDNSYSRMFEGTGLGLAIVKKHCDLNNASINVVSKKGYGSSFTVIFKKYND; encoded by the coding sequence ATGGAAAAGAGCAAAAAAAATTCATTAATCGAAACAAAAGGCACAATTCACGACGAAAACTTATTCCCTCATCGTCATGTCTCAAAAGAAAAGCTTTTTAAAATAATAGCAGAATTTTCTACAGACTGGATTTACTGGCTCGATCCTCATAATAAAATCACATATATGTCACCTTCCTGCAGATATATTACAGGGTACTCAAAAGAAGAATTTTTAAAAGATCGAAGTCTTTTAATTAAAATAGTAGATAAAACAGATTTAGAAAAATTTATTAATCATACACGTGAAATTTTAAAAGGGAAAATTTTCTGTTCATTCGAGTTTATGATTGTAACTAAAAATGGTGAAAAAAGATTTATCTCACATACCTGTCAAGCAGTTTATGATGATAACAATAAGTATATCGGTAGATATATCAGTAATAGAGACATTACTGAAATTAAAAATGCCTGGGAAAAACTTGATGAAAAAAACAAAATGTTAACAAATATTTATAATGATGCCTCAATTGGAACTTATCAAATTTATCCAGATGGTAAACTAAGATTTGCCAATGATGTATTCATTAAAATGCTTGGTTATAATAACCTGGATGAATTGAAAAAATTAAATTTTGAAAAGGACATCTTTCAAAATGAAGAGGATAGAAATTATCTAAAAAAAATTCTGCTACATAAAAATAGAATTAAAAATTTAGAATCAACCTGCAAGAAAAAAGATGGAACAAGAATTTATATTATTGAACAAATTACACCTGTAAAAGATGATAATGGCAGAATAATTTATTATGAAAGCATGGTACAAAATATTACAGATAAGAAAAAGACAAAAGAATTATTAATTGAGGCAGAGACTAAAAAACAAACCCTTGAAAAATTAAAAGCAGAATTTCTTGCTACTATCTCTCACGAAATTAGAACACCAGTAAATATTATAGTTAATTTATCTCAACTCTTAAAAAATGATCTTAATTCAACTAATAATGAAGAAGTAATAGAAAGTGCACATATCATCGAAAGTGAAAGCAAAAGAATTCAGAGAACTATTGATTTAATACTGGAGATTGCACAATTAACTTCGGGAACATATGATTTTAAACCACAACCAATTAACCTACACAATGATATACTTTTAGATATTATTGAAAAATATAAGCAAGTAGCGAATAAAAAAGGTCTGGATTTTTTATATACTTCTAAAATTAATCGTCCCTTAACTTTTGCAGATAAGCATTCATGTCAACAGATCTTTTCTCAATTGATTGAAAATGCAATTAAATATACACCCGAAGGAAGAATCGAAATTACATTGTTCAATAATTCTACTGAAAATATTGCAGTTGAAATTAAAGATACAGGCATTGGGATTAATACAGAATATATTCCTTACTTATTTACAATTTTTTCTCAAGAAGATAATTCTTATTCACGAATGTTCGAAGGAACTGGATTAGGACTGGCAATTGTAAAAAAGCATTGTGATTTAAATAATGCATCAATAAATGTGGTTAGTAAAAAAGGTTATGGTTCTTCTTTCACGGTAATATTCAAAAAATACAACGATTAA
- a CDS encoding Arc family DNA-binding protein: MAEKKKFLLRIDENIYNALEKWAADELRSINAQIEFLLKEILKKSGRLVDVKENNQTKENEKSNN; the protein is encoded by the coding sequence ATGGCAGAAAAGAAAAAGTTTCTTCTTAGAATAGATGAGAATATTTATAATGCACTCGAAAAATGGGCTGCGGACGAGTTAAGAAGCATTAATGCACAAATAGAATTTTTATTAAAAGAAATTTTGAAAAAGAGTGGTAGATTGGTTGATGTAAAAGAGAATAATCAAACTAAAGAGAATGAAAAGAGCAATAATTAG
- a CDS encoding MOSC domain-containing protein, protein MNYTLSEIYIYPIKSLGGIKLQKAIVEEKGLKYDRRFMLVDSNKIFMTQRKFPEMALLKTKIDNDILTVVDSRNNNSVKINLRKIEKDSRLYEDLEVEIWDDKIRAKKISNELDKFFSDSLGISCSLVYMPESSIRIVDPQKKYVIEEYSVSFADAFPFLIIGEESLSNLNTRLKQKLPMNRFRPNFVFSGGKPFDEDRWKSFKIGNITFYAVKPCARCVITTIDQNTATKSDEPLRTLSSFRKFDNKILFGQNLVHQGTGEIMANSELQVIEWK, encoded by the coding sequence ATGAATTATACTTTATCAGAAATCTATATTTATCCAATAAAATCACTTGGTGGAATAAAATTACAAAAAGCTATTGTTGAAGAAAAAGGCTTAAAATACGATAGAAGATTTATGCTTGTAGATTCAAATAAAATATTTATGACACAAAGGAAATTTCCAGAAATGGCATTGCTAAAAACAAAAATTGATAACGATATTCTTACAGTTGTTGATTCAAGAAATAATAATTCAGTAAAAATAAATTTAAGAAAAATAGAAAAAGATTCCAGATTATATGAAGACCTGGAAGTTGAAATATGGGATGATAAAATCAGGGCAAAAAAAATATCTAATGAATTAGATAAATTCTTTTCAGATTCACTTGGAATAAGTTGTTCACTTGTTTATATGCCAGAAAGTTCTATCAGAATAGTTGATCCACAAAAAAAATATGTCATAGAAGAATATTCAGTTAGTTTTGCAGATGCATTTCCATTTCTTATTATTGGAGAAGAATCTTTAAGTAATTTAAATACTCGTTTGAAGCAAAAACTCCCAATGAATAGATTCAGACCAAATTTTGTTTTCTCTGGCGGTAAACCATTCGATGAAGACAGATGGAAAAGTTTTAAGATTGGGAATATTACTTTTTATGCTGTTAAACCCTGTGCAAGATGTGTAATAACAACTATTGATCAGAATACTGCAACAAAATCAGATGAACCATTAAGAACATTATCATCATTCAGAAAGTTTGATAATAAAATTTTATTTGGTCAGAATCTTGTTCATCAAGGAACAGGAGAAATTATGGCTAACAGTGAATTACAAGTTATAGAGTGGAAATAA
- a CDS encoding sensor histidine kinase, with amino-acid sequence MKKKNSNTFNKEFLSTISHQLRTPLSTILSSVDLLELYIKKKNVGRQLQVLNKIKNSVINLRNVIDNITVLYKNETQKLNVKRIELRKFINDLIEEVIVEAKEDHYINVNIETTSKYILADEFVLKQILMNLFLNSIKFSPDGGQILLTIKKENNFLVFSIRDEGIGIDEKEIKNLYKPFYRAKNAENIPGLGLGLAIVYKLVKLHEGKIKCYSSLNKGTEFQVFIPFNQNEKSTNNRR; translated from the coding sequence ATGAAGAAAAAAAACTCAAATACATTTAACAAAGAATTCTTAAGCACCATATCTCATCAACTAAGAACTCCATTATCAACAATATTAAGTTCTGTTGATTTACTTGAATTGTACATAAAAAAGAAAAATGTTGGTAGACAGTTACAGGTTTTAAACAAAATTAAAAACTCTGTAATAAACTTAAGAAATGTAATCGATAACATAACCGTACTTTACAAAAACGAAACACAAAAACTGAATGTTAAGCGAATAGAGTTAAGAAAATTTATAAATGATTTAATTGAAGAAGTAATAGTCGAAGCAAAGGAAGATCATTATATAAATGTTAATATTGAAACGACTTCCAAATATATCCTTGCAGATGAATTTGTATTAAAACAAATATTAATGAATTTATTTCTTAATTCAATTAAATTTTCGCCAGATGGAGGACAAATTCTATTAACAATTAAAAAAGAAAACAACTTCTTAGTATTTTCAATAAGAGACGAAGGAATTGGAATTGATGAAAAAGAAATTAAAAATCTTTACAAACCTTTTTACAGAGCTAAAAATGCTGAGAATATACCTGGATTAGGTCTGGGTTTAGCTATTGTTTATAAATTAGTTAAATTGCACGAAGGAAAAATTAAGTGTTATAGCTCTCTTAACAAGGGAACAGAATTTCAAGTTTTTATACCTTTTAATCAAAATGAAAAAAGTACTAATAATAGAAGATAA
- the pruA gene encoding L-glutamate gamma-semialdehyde dehydrogenase has protein sequence MANAKFNVPFPPNEPVKSYAPGTSERTALKNQLNAMVNQTIEIPLIIGGKEIRTGDTENCVCPHNHKTVLAVYHKAGEKEIKMAIESAMEAHKIWSKMEWHDRIAVFLKAADLISLSEWRYILNAATMLGQSKNVFQAEIDSAAELSDFFRFNAYYAMKIYEEQPLHSPVGMWNRMEYRPLEGFIFAVAPFNFTSICGNLPTSPAIMGNVALLKPASSAVYSAYWIMKLLEAAGLPEGVINFIPGSGSKIGSIVMESEYFGGIHFTGSTPTFQAMWRTAANNLSKYKSYPRLVGETGGKDFVFAHSSADIEALGVALIRGAFEYQGQKCSAASRAYIPKSIWNKLKDYLISELKTIKMGDVLDFTNFMNAVIDKNAFASITSYIEYAKNSSEAEIISGGNYDDSIGYFIEPTIILTTNPKFKTMEEEIFGPVLTIYVYDDDKYEETLHLCDETSPYSLTGSIFAQDRKAIELADKILTHSAGNFYINDKPTGAVVGQQPFGGARASGTNDKAGSYLNLLRWVSARTIKENFVPPKNYRYPFMMEK, from the coding sequence ATGGCAAATGCAAAATTTAATGTACCCTTTCCGCCAAACGAACCAGTAAAAAGTTACGCACCGGGAACATCGGAGCGTACAGCATTGAAAAACCAGCTCAATGCAATGGTAAATCAAACAATTGAAATACCATTAATAATTGGCGGTAAAGAAATTAGAACAGGCGACACAGAAAATTGTGTCTGTCCACACAATCACAAAACAGTGCTTGCTGTATACCACAAAGCAGGCGAGAAAGAAATTAAAATGGCAATTGAATCTGCTATGGAAGCTCATAAAATCTGGTCTAAAATGGAATGGCACGATCGCATTGCTGTATTTTTAAAGGCAGCAGATTTAATTAGTTTATCTGAATGGAGATATATCTTAAATGCTGCAACAATGCTTGGTCAAAGTAAAAATGTTTTTCAAGCAGAAATAGATTCTGCAGCAGAACTCAGTGACTTTTTCAGGTTTAATGCATACTATGCAATGAAAATTTATGAAGAACAACCCCTTCATTCTCCAGTTGGTATGTGGAATAGAATGGAATATCGTCCTCTTGAAGGTTTTATATTTGCTGTTGCACCATTTAATTTCACTTCGATTTGTGGAAACCTTCCCACATCGCCAGCAATTATGGGAAACGTTGCATTACTTAAACCAGCTTCAAGTGCAGTTTATTCAGCTTACTGGATTATGAAATTACTCGAAGCAGCTGGATTACCCGAAGGTGTAATTAATTTTATTCCCGGATCAGGTTCGAAAATTGGAAGCATTGTAATGGAATCAGAATATTTTGGTGGGATTCATTTTACTGGTAGTACACCAACTTTTCAAGCAATGTGGAGAACAGCTGCAAATAATTTGTCGAAGTATAAATCATATCCACGACTTGTTGGAGAAACAGGTGGAAAAGATTTTGTTTTTGCTCATTCAAGTGCAGATATCGAAGCTCTTGGTGTAGCTTTGATTCGCGGTGCATTTGAATATCAGGGACAAAAATGTTCTGCTGCCTCTCGTGCATATATTCCAAAATCTATCTGGAATAAATTAAAAGATTATCTAATTAGTGAACTTAAAACAATTAAAATGGGAGACGTTCTTGACTTCACAAATTTTATGAATGCTGTAATTGATAAAAATGCTTTTGCATCTATCACAAGTTATATTGAATATGCAAAGAATTCTTCGGAAGCTGAAATTATTTCTGGTGGTAATTATGATGATTCAATTGGATATTTTATAGAACCAACAATTATTCTTACAACAAATCCCAAATTTAAAACTATGGAAGAAGAAATTTTTGGACCGGTTCTTACAATTTATGTTTACGATGATGATAAATACGAAGAAACACTTCACTTGTGCGACGAAACTTCTCCATATTCACTAACCGGTTCTATATTTGCACAGGATCGAAAAGCAATTGAATTAGCTGATAAGATTCTAACACATTCAGCAGGAAATTTTTACATTAACGATAAGCCTACTGGAGCTGTAGTTGGTCAGCAACCATTTGGTGGTGCACGAGCAAGCGGAACAAATGATAAAGCTGGAAGTTATCTTAACTTATTAAGATGGGTTTCGGCAAGAACAATAAAAGAAAATTTTGTTCCTCCAAAAAATTATCGATATCCGTTCATGATGGAAAAATAA
- the truA gene encoding tRNA pseudouridine(38-40) synthase TruA, whose amino-acid sequence MARFKLYIEYEGTRYSGWQKQKNAKTIQGKLIEAAEKIFKGEQVDIQGSGRTDAGVHALCQVAHMDVQTVLAPEIIKMKLNDELPSDINILEVEKTTQKFHARYSSKARSYIYQISKRRTAFGKPFVWWIKDKLDFKKMKDASKLFIGMHDFKSFAELDSDEKSTKVLIEDVQMKETDNMILIRIVGSHFLWKQVRRMVGVLVEIGRGKLTENDLLYFLENESNTPSKYTAPPSGLFLEKVLYDKDTLDDKLQPVINL is encoded by the coding sequence ATGGCAAGATTTAAATTGTATATTGAATATGAAGGTACAAGATATAGTGGCTGGCAAAAGCAAAAAAATGCAAAAACAATTCAGGGTAAATTAATTGAAGCAGCAGAAAAAATTTTTAAGGGAGAACAGGTTGATATTCAGGGCTCCGGCAGAACAGATGCCGGAGTCCATGCTTTATGTCAGGTTGCTCATATGGATGTTCAAACTGTCCTTGCACCTGAAATAATTAAAATGAAACTTAATGATGAGTTACCATCGGATATTAATATTCTTGAAGTAGAAAAAACAACTCAAAAATTCCACGCACGGTATAGCTCTAAAGCAAGAAGTTATATTTATCAAATATCAAAAAGAAGAACTGCTTTTGGTAAACCTTTTGTATGGTGGATTAAAGATAAACTCGATTTTAAAAAAATGAAAGATGCTTCAAAACTTTTTATTGGTATGCATGATTTTAAGTCCTTTGCCGAATTAGATTCAGATGAAAAATCTACTAAGGTTTTAATTGAAGATGTACAGATGAAAGAAACAGATAATATGATATTAATTAGAATTGTGGGTTCTCATTTTTTATGGAAACAGGTAAGAAGAATGGTAGGCGTTCTTGTTGAAATAGGAAGAGGTAAATTGACTGAAAATGACTTGCTCTATTTTTTAGAGAATGAGTCAAATACACCTTCTAAATATACTGCACCACCATCAGGTTTATTCCTTGAAAAAGTTTTATATGATAAAGATACTCTTGATGATAAATTGCAACCAGTAATTAATCTTTAA
- a CDS encoding DUF502 domain-containing protein yields MIKIKSFLRTTFFGGFLVVLPIIVSILVLIWLFEFLTDKIRPITIILIQTTRLNELIASILSIVIILLIFFIVGLLVQTRAGKIIIHMIEEGLLKRIPFYKIIKDTTVQLFGGEKLIFKYAALVKPFSNDTMILGFVTDESSNGYVTVFIPSAPAPTGGYIYTLKKENIIKLDYPVEQMMKVVLSLGAGSREFLSKL; encoded by the coding sequence ATGATAAAAATTAAATCGTTCCTTCGCACAACTTTTTTTGGTGGATTTCTTGTTGTCCTTCCAATAATAGTTTCTATTTTAGTTCTTATATGGCTTTTCGAATTCCTAACCGACAAAATTAGACCCATCACAATAATTCTTATTCAAACAACAAGATTGAATGAGTTAATTGCATCCATTCTTTCAATTGTTATAATTCTGCTAATATTTTTTATTGTTGGATTATTAGTTCAGACCCGTGCTGGAAAAATTATAATTCATATGATCGAAGAAGGATTATTAAAAAGAATTCCTTTTTATAAAATTATTAAAGATACAACCGTTCAACTTTTTGGTGGCGAAAAATTAATATTCAAGTATGCTGCATTGGTAAAACCATTTTCAAACGATACAATGATCTTAGGATTTGTTACAGATGAAAGTTCAAATGGCTATGTTACGGTTTTCATACCATCTGCTCCAGCACCTACCGGTGGATATATATACACCTTAAAAAAAGAAAACATCATAAAACTTGATTATCCAGTCGAACAAATGATGAAAGTTGTTTTAAGTCTTGGTGCAGGTTCAAGAGAGTTTCTATCAAAATTATAA
- a CDS encoding rubrerythrin family protein — translation MPSTQENLKEAFAGESQANQKYRAFAKVAEREGFPNIAKLFKTAAEAERIHAEGHLNAMDGIGKTVDNLKAAIAGETYEFTEMYPPMFEQAEKENHKAKRMFKYALEAEKVHAELYKLALQAVEQGKDLDISEIYLCPVCGHIEFGKPKDKCPICGALPEKYIQV, via the coding sequence ATGCCATCAACACAGGAAAACTTAAAAGAAGCATTTGCAGGTGAAAGTCAAGCTAATCAAAAATACAGAGCATTTGCTAAAGTTGCCGAAAGAGAAGGTTTTCCAAATATTGCAAAATTATTTAAAACAGCGGCTGAAGCAGAACGTATTCATGCAGAAGGACATTTAAATGCAATGGATGGAATTGGTAAGACTGTTGATAACTTAAAAGCAGCAATAGCAGGCGAAACTTATGAATTTACTGAAATGTATCCACCAATGTTTGAACAGGCAGAAAAAGAAAATCATAAAGCAAAGAGAATGTTTAAATATGCACTCGAAGCAGAAAAAGTTCATGCAGAACTTTATAAGTTAGCTTTACAGGCTGTTGAACAGGGGAAAGATCTGGATATTTCTGAAATTTATTTATGTCCGGTCTGTGGTCATATTGAATTTGGGAAACCAAAAGATAAATGTCCAATTTGTGGTGCATTACCGGAAAAATATATTCAGGTATAA
- a CDS encoding DUF1684 domain-containing protein: protein MKKFLLLTLLFSLILACQEKLIEKGNPEYIKEIKNWHKKRIENLKKENGWLNLVGLYWLKEGENSFGSNEANDLIFPKKAPAFIGKFFLKDSIVRVEINENVDVFSDGKKIKSLELKNDKDGNPTILQHGSLRWYIIKRGNKYGVRLRDIESELVKNFKGIETFPINEDWKIEAKFEPYNPPKKIFVPNIIGMIEEESSPGSLVFTKDGKTFKLDVLDEGDSYFLIFADETSGKETYGGGRFLYIKKPAPNEKIYIDFNKAYNPPCVFTKYATCPLPPQQNYLKLRITAGEKKYGDH from the coding sequence ATGAAGAAATTTTTATTACTCACATTATTATTTAGTTTAATTTTAGCCTGCCAGGAAAAATTAATTGAGAAAGGGAATCCAGAATATATCAAAGAGATTAAAAACTGGCACAAAAAAAGAATTGAAAATTTGAAAAAAGAAAATGGCTGGCTTAATCTTGTTGGTTTATACTGGTTAAAAGAAGGTGAAAATAGTTTTGGAAGTAACGAAGCAAATGATCTTATTTTTCCCAAAAAAGCTCCAGCTTTTATAGGAAAGTTTTTCTTGAAAGATTCTATTGTCCGTGTTGAAATAAATGAAAATGTTGATGTTTTCAGTGATGGTAAAAAAATAAAATCCCTCGAATTAAAAAACGATAAGGATGGAAATCCAACCATACTTCAACACGGTAGTTTAAGATGGTATATAATTAAAAGAGGGAATAAATATGGTGTTAGATTGCGTGATATAGAAAGTGAACTGGTAAAGAACTTTAAAGGAATTGAAACATTTCCTATTAATGAAGACTGGAAAATCGAAGCTAAATTTGAACCATACAATCCACCAAAGAAAATTTTTGTACCAAACATTATTGGAATGATTGAAGAAGAAAGCTCACCAGGTTCGTTAGTGTTTACAAAAGATGGTAAAACATTCAAATTAGATGTTCTTGACGAAGGAGATTCTTATTTTCTAATTTTTGCAGACGAAACAAGTGGAAAAGAAACTTATGGAGGTGGTAGATTTCTTTACATAAAAAAACCAGCTCCAAACGAAAAAATTTATATTGATTTTAATAAAGCTTATAATCCTCCCTGTGTATTTACAAAATATGCTACGTGTCCACTTCCACCACAACAAAATTATTTAAAACTCCGAATTACTGCTGGTGAGAAAAAATATGGTGATCATTAA
- a CDS encoding LytR/AlgR family response regulator transcription factor codes for MKKVLIIEDNHDLADNIYWLLKERGFKPIVAYNGTSALNLFQQETPDIVLCDIMLSDLSGYKIISEIKKIENSKFPVFIFITAKSQRDEIRKGMELGADDYITKPFTYEELIKSINTQIKKRERLELPHSKKTFQKESDDDIKKLKYNDYFFINDKKNPGFYSVSNIIFIKSIKDYTQLMLVGNKKFLLRKSMLYWENKLPTNKFVRVHRQTIVNLDFIERIEKASSNRLIIKLKNTTDILHVSQRYKKKLNSILA; via the coding sequence ATGAAAAAAGTACTAATAATAGAAGATAATCACGACCTTGCAGATAATATTTATTGGTTATTAAAAGAACGAGGATTTAAACCAATTGTTGCTTATAATGGAACTTCTGCTTTAAATCTTTTTCAGCAGGAGACACCAGATATAGTTTTGTGTGATATAATGTTATCTGATTTAAGTGGTTATAAAATTATCTCAGAAATAAAAAAAATAGAAAACTCAAAATTTCCAGTATTCATTTTCATTACTGCAAAATCTCAAAGAGATGAAATTAGAAAAGGAATGGAATTGGGTGCTGATGATTATATCACTAAACCATTTACTTATGAAGAATTAATCAAATCGATTAATACTCAAATAAAAAAAAGAGAAAGACTGGAATTACCACATAGTAAAAAAACTTTTCAAAAAGAAAGTGATGATGATATTAAAAAACTAAAATACAATGACTACTTCTTTATAAATGACAAAAAGAATCCTGGTTTCTATTCAGTTAGCAACATAATTTTTATTAAAAGCATTAAAGACTATACACAATTAATGCTCGTAGGTAACAAAAAATTTTTATTAAGAAAATCAATGCTTTACTGGGAAAATAAACTCCCCACAAATAAATTTGTAAGAGTGCATCGCCAAACAATTGTAAATCTTGACTTTATTGAAAGAATAGAAAAAGCAAGCAGTAACAGATTAATTATTAAATTAAAAAATACAACTGACATTCTTCATGTCAGCCAGAGATATAAAAAGAAACTAAATTCAATTCTTGCTTAA